One genomic segment of Allocatelliglobosispora scoriae includes these proteins:
- a CDS encoding aminotransferase class V-fold PLP-dependent enzyme: protein MERWTPPQLWRHAEPGWLNTASYGLPPDPAWDAMRAAQDDWRAGRTSWEAWGSATDRARESFARLIGVDAADVAVGAQVTQLLAPVAAAMPDGASVLVPSIEFTSNVFPWAVHADRGVTVHTAPTTNFLAAISPGIDVVAFSLVQSADGTLADLRAISEAAREVGAMVVVDATQACGWLPFDGSLADMVVVGAYKWLMAPRGTGFAYLAPHVRDRFRPIMAGWYAGDDPHGAYYGLPLRLAKDARAFDLSPAWGAWAGTEPALAVIEQIGVERIHAHNLALANRFLAGLGREPGSSAIVTVDVPGAEQRLAAAGIRAAVRAGRVRASFHIYTTESDVDAAVEALVD from the coding sequence ATCGAGAGGTGGACGCCGCCGCAGCTGTGGCGGCATGCAGAACCAGGCTGGCTCAACACCGCGAGCTACGGACTGCCGCCCGACCCGGCGTGGGACGCGATGCGTGCCGCGCAGGACGACTGGCGCGCAGGCAGGACCAGTTGGGAGGCCTGGGGCAGCGCGACCGACCGGGCCAGGGAGTCGTTCGCCCGGCTCATCGGCGTCGACGCCGCCGACGTGGCGGTCGGCGCGCAGGTGACGCAGCTCCTCGCACCCGTCGCAGCCGCCATGCCCGACGGGGCGTCGGTGCTCGTGCCCTCGATCGAGTTCACCTCCAACGTCTTCCCGTGGGCGGTCCACGCCGATCGCGGCGTCACCGTGCACACCGCGCCCACGACCAACTTCCTCGCCGCGATCTCCCCCGGCATCGACGTCGTCGCGTTCAGCCTCGTCCAGTCCGCCGACGGGACCCTCGCCGACCTGCGGGCGATCTCCGAGGCGGCCCGGGAGGTCGGCGCGATGGTCGTCGTCGACGCCACCCAGGCCTGCGGCTGGCTGCCCTTCGACGGCTCGCTCGCCGACATGGTCGTCGTCGGCGCCTACAAGTGGCTGATGGCGCCACGCGGGACCGGCTTCGCTTATCTCGCGCCGCACGTCCGCGACCGGTTCCGCCCGATCATGGCCGGCTGGTACGCCGGCGACGACCCGCACGGCGCCTATTACGGCCTGCCGCTGCGCCTCGCCAAGGACGCCCGCGCCTTCGACCTCTCCCCCGCCTGGGGCGCCTGGGCCGGCACGGAGCCCGCGCTCGCGGTGATCGAGCAGATCGGCGTCGAGCGGATCCACGCGCACAACCTCGCACTCGCCAACCGGTTCCTCGCGGGGCTGGGGCGCGAGCCGGGGAGCAGCGCGATCGTGACCGTCGACGTGCCGGGAGCGGAGCAGCGGCTCGCCGCGGCGGGCATCCGGGCGGCGGTGCGGGCCGGGCGGGTGCGGGCGTCGTTCCACATCTACACGACGGAGTCCGATGTGGATGCCGCAGTGGAGGCGCTGGTCGACTGA
- a CDS encoding CHAT domain-containing protein, giving the protein MTQTAAMAAVLARLERAMGGDVSAVLEPEALADARTLADSIHPDSDDVQAERLLGLLHWLRCQALPEGDDAADGKLAVRWLAVVLARHPDAVPDPLLSLVARTAPLDPRPAVWVAEAVRLLRSTRAVANADVLHRAARLLARALEATPTDQAEHAAVRTALAAVREHAADAVRSRLNRYLREGPSAVLGPEVFQELSTLGEMLDPDPDDIPGLGTMTYLGMLHWARFQALPAGADEADLALAVTWFTPVFPRLPLAVPKELGSTLAERVPPAGLTPAAWADEAERMLQMPGADELPNYLGRAARLLRAALAAPDPIDADRTVIGSNLAIALQLLFNHSRDLAHLDEAISAGRTAAAMAADDPRLVGRLHVLSEALHTRFEQTGDRADLDAAIEACQGAVEASDDARRVSLLADLSLALAVRHRTAGDLADLTAAIDAGRASIALGSEDVALALSNLGSMMQTLFERTGDRAAISDAIEMGRRAVAANEPNGWQRAMYWTNLSNALRTRFERVGDVADVDAAVDAAGQAVQTAEADDPNLGMHWANLASALGSRFNQTGDQADLSASIEAAQRAVAADGPQRTDYLINLSTALKLRFQRTASPADLDASVAAAIDAIDASPDDPGRAKYLSQLSLVLGMRFDLSGDPADLARAVETAGEAVSLTPTGHRDLATYLAQHASALRLRFHTTRDLADLGTAIEHHLQAVAATHADDPHRSSLLYNLANALNDRHAATGNAQDRTDALAARRSAAEMTAALPLNRVDAARAWAQEAASVGDFEAAARGWDIVFHILPQLVDRGLDQRDRQHHLRLLAGTATAAAATWIELGDPGRAWQMLETGRGVLLGQALESRSDMAGLDAELATELAGLRRALNPSPDAETPAAAPPLPHSDAVQRRRAIRTDWDRLVTRIREQPGFERFGSPPTLDELREATTGGTVVALNVSDQRCDALVLTPDTADVIPLPRLTAADAARQANTFLAAVYAPPIATAAVVNGVLDWLWETTVGPVLDALGHRGPPRPGEPWPRVWWIPTAALTVLPIHAAGNNRVLDRVVSSYTPTLRALRHGSGRPRRPDVRTLAIGIDRMPGPLAPLAFARAEASAVSAMLAGPGRLLLDNAATYAAVTEGLSTATWAHFACHGVPAADPADSHLALFDRPLTARDLIGLNLDGAYLAYLSACTTAFSGATLIDESISIASAFHLAGFRHVVATMWPILDSLAPRVTDRLYHGILAGDDPALALHHALREAQQDYPDHPHLWSSYVHIGS; this is encoded by the coding sequence GTGACGCAGACAGCAGCAATGGCGGCCGTGCTGGCCAGGCTAGAGCGGGCCATGGGCGGTGACGTTTCGGCCGTGCTCGAACCCGAGGCCCTGGCCGACGCCCGAACGCTTGCCGACTCCATTCACCCGGACAGCGACGACGTGCAGGCCGAACGCCTCCTCGGCCTGCTGCACTGGCTGCGCTGCCAGGCGCTACCGGAAGGCGACGACGCGGCCGACGGGAAGCTGGCGGTGCGGTGGCTCGCCGTCGTGCTGGCGCGGCACCCCGACGCCGTCCCCGATCCGCTGCTGTCGCTCGTGGCTCGGACGGCCCCGCTCGACCCTCGCCCGGCGGTCTGGGTCGCCGAGGCGGTGCGCCTGCTGCGCTCCACACGCGCCGTCGCGAACGCCGACGTCCTGCACCGGGCCGCGCGGCTACTGGCGCGAGCGCTCGAAGCCACCCCCACCGACCAGGCCGAGCATGCTGCGGTCCGGACCGCCCTGGCCGCCGTGCGCGAGCATGCCGCCGATGCCGTGCGGTCGCGACTGAACCGCTACCTCCGCGAGGGACCGTCCGCCGTCCTCGGCCCAGAGGTATTCCAAGAGCTGAGCACGCTGGGTGAGATGCTCGATCCGGATCCTGACGACATCCCTGGCCTCGGGACCATGACCTACCTGGGCATGCTGCACTGGGCCCGGTTTCAGGCGCTGCCCGCCGGCGCCGACGAGGCCGATCTCGCACTGGCGGTCACCTGGTTCACGCCTGTGTTCCCCCGTCTGCCGCTGGCCGTCCCGAAGGAGCTCGGCTCGACGCTCGCCGAGCGTGTGCCGCCCGCCGGCCTGACCCCCGCAGCCTGGGCCGATGAGGCCGAACGGATGCTGCAGATGCCGGGCGCGGACGAGTTGCCGAACTATCTCGGACGAGCCGCCCGACTGCTCCGGGCCGCGCTGGCCGCGCCCGACCCGATCGACGCTGACCGGACCGTGATCGGGTCGAACCTCGCCATCGCGCTGCAGCTGCTCTTCAACCACAGCCGAGATCTCGCCCACCTGGACGAGGCGATCAGCGCCGGCCGCACGGCGGCGGCGATGGCGGCGGACGACCCGCGGCTGGTGGGCCGCCTCCACGTTCTGAGCGAAGCGCTGCACACCCGATTCGAGCAGACCGGGGACCGGGCCGACCTCGACGCGGCAATCGAAGCCTGCCAGGGCGCGGTGGAGGCGTCCGACGACGCCCGCCGCGTGTCGTTACTGGCCGACCTGAGCCTTGCCCTGGCCGTCCGCCACCGTACCGCCGGCGACCTGGCTGACCTGACGGCCGCGATCGACGCCGGGCGGGCCAGCATCGCCCTGGGCAGCGAAGATGTCGCCCTGGCCCTGTCGAATCTCGGCAGCATGATGCAGACGCTGTTCGAGCGGACCGGCGACCGGGCCGCCATCTCGGATGCGATCGAGATGGGTCGCCGCGCGGTCGCCGCAAACGAGCCCAACGGTTGGCAACGGGCGATGTACTGGACGAATCTCAGCAATGCGTTGCGCACTCGGTTCGAGCGCGTCGGCGACGTCGCCGATGTCGACGCGGCAGTCGACGCGGCCGGCCAGGCAGTGCAGACAGCCGAGGCCGACGACCCCAACCTCGGAATGCACTGGGCCAATCTCGCGAGCGCCCTGGGCTCCCGCTTCAACCAGACCGGGGATCAGGCCGACCTGAGCGCCTCGATCGAGGCCGCACAGCGCGCTGTCGCCGCCGACGGTCCGCAGCGGACCGATTACCTGATCAACCTCAGCACGGCGTTGAAACTCCGATTCCAACGGACCGCAAGCCCAGCTGACCTGGACGCGTCGGTCGCGGCCGCAATCGACGCGATCGATGCGTCGCCTGATGATCCCGGCCGCGCCAAGTATCTCAGTCAACTCAGTCTCGTGCTGGGGATGCGGTTCGATCTGAGCGGTGATCCGGCCGATCTCGCCCGCGCGGTAGAGACGGCCGGTGAAGCGGTCTCGCTCACGCCGACGGGTCACCGGGATCTTGCCACCTACCTGGCGCAGCATGCTTCTGCGCTGCGCCTGCGTTTTCACACCACCCGCGATCTCGCCGACCTGGGCACCGCCATCGAGCACCACCTGCAGGCGGTCGCGGCGACGCACGCCGACGATCCGCACCGGTCCTCGCTCCTCTACAACCTCGCCAACGCGCTCAATGACCGGCACGCCGCCACCGGCAACGCACAGGACCGCACAGACGCCCTCGCCGCGCGGCGTTCCGCAGCGGAGATGACCGCGGCCCTCCCGCTGAATCGGGTGGATGCAGCCCGAGCCTGGGCCCAGGAGGCGGCCTCCGTCGGCGACTTCGAGGCCGCCGCGCGGGGCTGGGACATCGTCTTCCACATCCTGCCGCAGCTGGTGGATCGGGGCCTGGACCAGCGCGACCGGCAGCACCACCTGCGCCTGCTCGCCGGGACGGCAACCGCGGCGGCCGCGACCTGGATCGAGCTCGGGGACCCCGGCCGAGCCTGGCAGATGCTGGAGACGGGCCGTGGCGTCCTGCTGGGACAGGCGCTGGAGAGCCGCAGCGACATGGCCGGCCTCGACGCGGAGCTCGCGACGGAGCTCGCCGGGCTGCGGCGAGCACTCAATCCGAGCCCGGACGCCGAGACACCGGCGGCCGCACCGCCGCTGCCGCACTCGGACGCGGTCCAGCGGCGGCGCGCGATCAGGACCGACTGGGACCGGTTGGTGACCCGGATCCGGGAACAGCCGGGATTCGAGCGGTTCGGTTCACCACCCACGCTGGACGAACTCCGCGAGGCGACGACCGGTGGCACGGTCGTGGCACTCAACGTCTCCGATCAGCGCTGTGACGCGCTCGTCCTCACGCCCGACACCGCCGATGTCATCCCGCTACCGCGCCTCACCGCGGCGGACGCGGCCCGCCAGGCAAATACCTTTCTGGCCGCCGTCTATGCACCGCCCATTGCGACGGCCGCAGTCGTGAACGGCGTCCTGGACTGGCTGTGGGAGACGACCGTCGGCCCGGTGCTCGACGCTCTCGGCCACCGCGGACCACCGCGCCCGGGTGAACCGTGGCCCCGAGTGTGGTGGATCCCGACAGCGGCCCTTACCGTGCTGCCGATCCACGCGGCCGGCAACAACCGGGTACTCGACCGCGTCGTGTCCTCGTACACCCCTACCCTGCGCGCTCTCCGGCACGGGTCCGGTCGGCCGCGCCGACCAGACGTCCGGACGCTCGCGATCGGCATCGACCGCATGCCCGGACCACTCGCCCCGCTGGCCTTCGCCCGCGCGGAAGCCAGCGCCGTCTCGGCCATGCTCGCCGGCCCCGGCCGGCTTCTCCTCGACAACGCCGCCACGTACGCCGCGGTGACCGAGGGTCTGTCGACTGCGACGTGGGCCCACTTCGCCTGCCACGGTGTGCCCGCCGCCGACCCGGCCGACAGCCATCTCGCGCTCTTCGACCGCCCGCTGACGGCGCGCGACCTGATCGGGCTCAACCTCGACGGCGCCTACCTCGCCTACCTGTCTGCCTGCACGACGGCGTTCAGCGGCGCGACGCTGATCGACGAGTCCATCAGCATCGCGTCCGCCTTCCACCTGGCTGGATTCCGGCACGTCGTCGCCACGATGTGGCCCATCCTGGATTCGCTCGCGCCCCGGGTCACCGACCGGCTCTATCACGGCATCCTCGCCGGAGATGATCCAGCGCTCGCCCTCCACCATGCGCTGCGCGAGGCACAGCAGGACTATCCGGACCATCCACACCTCTGGTCGTCATACGTCCACATTGGATCCTAA
- a CDS encoding PQQ-dependent sugar dehydrogenase translates to MSTKHTRAVSGARRWFSIGSALLLAATGVTAVITAGPAGLGGPAPAEAHPIVSTDFQQVTLAKGLSEMGEPMTLAALPDRSVLHTARNGTLRRTDAAGNTAVVGNIPVYTHDEDGLQGIGVDPNFATNRHIYLYYAPPLSTPSGDAPTTGSNWSAWQGVNRLSRFTLNSDFTVNQSSKVDILDVAADRGICCHAGGDIDFDAAGNLYLSTGEDSNPFESAGYAPLDERTNRNPAFDSQRSAANTNDLRGKILRIKVETNGTYSIPAGNMFVDSDARTRPEIYAMGFRNPFRMSVDKATGVVYVGDYGPDSGATTNRGPSGQVEFNRVTGPGFYGWPYCTGTNTSNETYAEWDFANNTAGAKYNCTGGATNNSFRNTGLPTLPGAKPAWIRYAGDAGSPSEFGGGSESPMAGPVYRYDAALASNTKFPQGFDGQFFAGEFGRGWIKPIHVNSDGTLGAIENFPWNGKQVMDMTFGPDGALYVLDYGTGYYNGDANSALYRYDYVGSGNRAPTAVATADRTSGTAPLTVNFSSAGSSDPEGGTLTYSWAFGDGTTSSAANPTKTYTTNGTYNATLTVRDPQGATGTASVQIGVGNTAPTVTISTPANGQLFSFGDTVPFSITATDPEDAAIDCTRVKMTYVLGHDNHGHQITSRSGCTGSIAVPVDGEHDDAANIFGVFDAEYTDAGGLTTHTQHILQPRKRQAEHFKTSPGVATFDKTTAEGGKTVGDINSGDWIAFDPYRINNVTAFTARVSSAGAGGTLQIRAGSPTGTVLGSATVPVTGSWDTFATVSGAIANPPSSTTTLYLTFTGSGTGFLYDVDSFTLTTSGGTAGTGPIKGLAGKCLDVRGGATADGTQIQIYTCNSGTSQVWTVTPNSTIKALGKCLDVSGGASADGTKIQLWTCTGGAPQVWSAQADGSLRNPQSGKCLDVSNNSSADGQAVHLWTCHGGANQKWTLP, encoded by the coding sequence ATGTCCACAAAGCACACCCGCGCCGTATCGGGTGCCAGACGATGGTTCTCCATCGGCTCGGCGTTACTGCTGGCCGCGACCGGCGTGACGGCCGTCATCACCGCAGGCCCCGCCGGGCTCGGCGGCCCCGCGCCGGCCGAGGCTCATCCCATCGTCAGCACCGATTTCCAGCAGGTCACGCTGGCCAAAGGGCTCTCCGAGATGGGCGAGCCGATGACCCTCGCCGCACTGCCGGACCGGTCGGTACTGCATACCGCGCGCAACGGCACGCTGCGCCGCACCGATGCGGCCGGCAACACGGCCGTGGTCGGCAACATCCCGGTATACACCCACGACGAGGACGGCCTGCAGGGTATCGGGGTCGACCCGAACTTCGCGACCAACCGCCACATCTACCTGTACTACGCCCCACCGCTGTCGACCCCGAGCGGAGACGCGCCCACCACCGGCAGCAACTGGTCGGCGTGGCAAGGCGTCAACCGGCTCTCCCGGTTCACCCTGAACTCCGACTTCACCGTCAACCAGTCGAGCAAGGTCGACATCCTCGACGTCGCCGCCGACCGGGGCATCTGCTGCCACGCCGGCGGCGACATCGACTTCGACGCGGCGGGCAATCTCTACCTGTCCACCGGCGAGGACAGCAACCCGTTCGAATCCGCGGGCTACGCCCCGCTCGACGAGCGGACCAACCGCAATCCCGCCTTCGACTCCCAGCGATCGGCGGCCAATACCAACGACCTACGCGGCAAGATCCTTCGGATCAAGGTGGAGACGAACGGAACCTACTCGATCCCGGCCGGCAACATGTTCGTCGACTCGGACGCGCGGACCCGTCCCGAGATCTACGCGATGGGATTCCGCAATCCGTTCCGGATGAGCGTCGACAAGGCCACCGGCGTGGTCTACGTCGGCGATTACGGCCCGGACTCCGGCGCCACCACCAACCGGGGGCCAAGCGGGCAGGTCGAGTTCAACCGGGTCACCGGGCCGGGCTTCTACGGCTGGCCCTACTGCACCGGCACGAACACCTCGAACGAAACCTACGCCGAGTGGGACTTCGCCAACAACACCGCCGGAGCGAAGTACAACTGCACGGGCGGCGCGACCAACAACTCGTTCCGCAACACCGGCCTGCCCACCTTGCCGGGCGCGAAACCGGCCTGGATCCGCTACGCCGGCGACGCCGGCTCCCCGTCGGAGTTCGGCGGCGGCTCGGAGTCCCCGATGGCCGGCCCCGTCTACCGGTACGACGCCGCACTGGCTTCCAACACCAAGTTCCCGCAGGGATTCGACGGGCAGTTCTTCGCCGGCGAATTCGGTCGAGGCTGGATCAAGCCGATCCACGTCAACTCCGACGGCACCCTCGGCGCCATCGAGAACTTCCCGTGGAACGGCAAGCAGGTCATGGACATGACCTTCGGACCCGACGGCGCGCTGTACGTGTTGGACTACGGCACCGGCTACTACAACGGCGACGCCAACTCGGCCCTGTACCGCTACGACTACGTCGGCAGCGGCAACCGGGCGCCGACCGCCGTCGCGACGGCCGACCGGACCTCCGGCACGGCTCCCTTGACCGTGAACTTCTCCTCCGCCGGGTCGTCCGACCCCGAAGGCGGAACCCTCACCTATTCCTGGGCGTTCGGTGACGGCACCACCTCATCGGCCGCCAACCCGACCAAGACGTACACCACGAACGGCACCTACAACGCCACGCTGACCGTGCGGGATCCGCAGGGCGCCACCGGGACGGCGAGCGTGCAGATCGGCGTCGGCAACACCGCGCCGACGGTGACCATCAGCACCCCGGCCAACGGCCAGTTGTTCAGCTTCGGTGACACGGTCCCGTTCAGCATCACGGCGACCGACCCGGAGGACGCCGCGATCGACTGCACCAGGGTCAAGATGACCTACGTGCTCGGCCACGACAACCACGGCCACCAGATCACCTCCCGGAGCGGATGCACCGGGTCGATCGCCGTCCCCGTCGACGGGGAGCACGACGACGCGGCCAACATCTTCGGAGTCTTCGACGCCGAGTACACCGACGCGGGCGGCCTCACCACGCACACCCAGCACATCCTGCAACCACGCAAGCGGCAGGCCGAGCACTTCAAGACCTCGCCCGGGGTCGCCACCTTCGACAAGACCACCGCCGAAGGCGGCAAGACCGTCGGTGACATCAACAGCGGCGACTGGATCGCGTTCGATCCCTACCGGATCAACAACGTGACGGCATTCACCGCCCGGGTCTCCTCGGCCGGCGCCGGCGGCACGCTCCAGATCCGTGCGGGAAGCCCCACGGGTACCGTGCTCGGCTCGGCGACCGTACCCGTCACCGGCTCGTGGGACACGTTCGCCACGGTCAGCGGCGCGATCGCCAACCCGCCGAGCAGCACCACGACCCTCTACCTCACCTTCACCGGCTCCGGCACCGGCTTCCTCTACGACGTCGATTCGTTCACCCTCACCACCAGCGGCGGTACTGCCGGCACCGGTCCGATCAAGGGGCTGGCCGGCAAGTGTCTGGACGTGCGCGGCGGCGCGACCGCAGACGGCACCCAGATCCAGATCTACACCTGCAACAGCGGTACCTCGCAGGTATGGACCGTGACACCGAACTCGACCATCAAGGCCCTCGGCAAGTGCCTCGACGTCAGCGGCGGGGCATCGGCGGACGGGACGAAGATCCAGCTGTGGACCTGCACCGGAGGCGCGCCACAGGTCTGGTCGGCACAGGCCGACGGCTCGCTGCGCAACCCGCAGAGCGGCAAGTGCCTCGACGTGTCCAACAACAGCTCGGCCGACGGCCAGGCCGTACACCTGTGGACATGCCACGGCGGCGCCAACCAGAAGTGGACCCTGCCCTGA
- a CDS encoding phosphotransferase family protein: MRSITKPDLSDADISRLIQAGLGDGVRVAEHTEFTDGYFNAAHAVRLDDGREVVLKVAPDKGLTMLRYEVDLMQTEIEFFRRAAATGVPLPAMWHADADQGFMIMERLGGMSLEHAKATMPPEQLLRIRRQLGAAAGAITGVPGEVFGYPRRDGRTRSGSWSTSFLAFIDDILADAVDTDRPLPRPAAEIRELVARQGGLLDTVTTPALVHFDLWDGNVFVIADEARWRIEGLIDGERAFYGDPIAELVSLTAFHPAAESDAVIDGFLGRPLTAGEQTRLCLYRTYLWLILVAETAVRGYPAQENAELLNWASERLTADLTELAAA, translated from the coding sequence ATGCGCAGCATCACCAAGCCGGACCTGTCGGACGCCGACATCAGCCGCCTGATCCAGGCAGGCCTCGGCGACGGCGTCCGGGTCGCCGAGCACACCGAGTTCACCGACGGCTACTTCAACGCCGCCCATGCCGTGCGGCTCGACGACGGCCGGGAGGTCGTCCTCAAGGTCGCGCCCGACAAGGGGCTGACGATGCTGCGCTACGAGGTGGACCTGATGCAGACCGAGATCGAGTTCTTCCGGCGCGCCGCCGCGACCGGGGTCCCCCTGCCGGCGATGTGGCACGCCGACGCCGACCAGGGCTTCATGATCATGGAGCGGCTCGGCGGGATGTCGCTGGAGCACGCCAAGGCGACGATGCCGCCCGAGCAGCTGCTGCGGATCCGGCGGCAGCTCGGCGCGGCGGCGGGCGCGATCACCGGCGTACCCGGCGAGGTCTTCGGTTATCCGCGACGCGACGGCCGTACCAGGTCGGGGAGCTGGAGCACGTCGTTCCTGGCCTTCATCGACGACATCCTCGCCGACGCCGTCGACACCGACCGGCCGCTGCCCCGGCCCGCGGCCGAGATCCGGGAGCTGGTCGCCCGCCAGGGCGGGCTGCTCGACACCGTCACCACCCCGGCCCTGGTCCATTTCGACCTGTGGGACGGCAACGTCTTCGTGATCGCGGACGAGGCGCGGTGGCGGATCGAGGGGCTCATCGACGGGGAGCGGGCCTTCTACGGCGACCCGATCGCCGAGCTCGTCTCGCTCACCGCCTTCCACCCGGCGGCGGAGAGCGACGCGGTGATCGACGGGTTCCTCGGCCGCCCGCTGACCGCCGGGGAGCAGACCCGGCTCTGCCTCTACCGGACATACCTGTGGCTGATCCTGGTCGCCGAGACCGCCGTGCGCGGCTATCCGGCGCAGGAGAACGCCGAGCTCCTGAACTGGGCGAGCGAGCGGCTCACCGCCGACCTGACGGAGTTGGCCGCCGCCTGA
- a CDS encoding NUDIX hydrolase gives MTPNLRRAVRAIVLDEDDRVLLCRFVFPHPAVPEQADGVWAAPGGGIEPGEDPLTALRRELREETGLTITVDPPHVWHQKILTADHAAGFDGLVNDYFLIRTSHFQPRGELTDDHLATEENLAAFRWWQLSEIVGYTGPELFSPRDLATPLTALLTTGAPTQPVHLGL, from the coding sequence ATGACGCCGAACCTGCGCCGCGCCGTCCGCGCGATCGTGCTCGACGAAGACGACCGCGTCCTGCTATGCCGGTTCGTCTTCCCCCACCCGGCGGTGCCGGAGCAGGCGGACGGCGTATGGGCGGCGCCAGGCGGCGGCATCGAGCCCGGCGAGGACCCGCTGACGGCGTTGCGTCGCGAGCTTCGCGAGGAGACCGGCCTGACGATCACCGTCGACCCGCCCCACGTCTGGCACCAAAAGATCCTCACCGCCGATCACGCGGCCGGGTTCGACGGCCTCGTCAACGACTACTTCCTCATCCGCACGAGCCACTTCCAGCCTCGCGGCGAGCTGACCGACGACCACCTCGCCACCGAGGAGAACCTGGCCGCGTTCCGCTGGTGGCAGCTCTCAGAGATCGTCGGCTACACCGGCCCCGAACTGTTCTCGCCCCGCGACCTCGCCACACCGCTGACCGCGCTCCTCACCACGGGCGCACCGACGCAGCCGGTCCACCTCGGCCTCTAG